In Papaver somniferum cultivar HN1 unplaced genomic scaffold, ASM357369v1 unplaced-scaffold_80, whole genome shotgun sequence, the following proteins share a genomic window:
- the LOC113344995 gene encoding protein trichome birefringence-like 42: protein MGFSLRSFNSHNAFLLNSFIVLIISSIFSVEHIYAAIVKAGSCDFYQGSWVFDESYPLYDTSRCPFIPEGVNCVANGRPNNDYLKYRWIPTGCDAPKFDVLDFVKRFKGKKIMFIGDSISNNQWVSFICMIYAANPNAKFSHFYSQEMSSVSSVNFTDPEYDVSILFNFKPYLVELEETPERVLKIDTISTGDVWKEVDVVIFNTWHWWFHTGRLQHWDKVQEGNKTYPDIDDRMTAFAKGLTTWSTWVDKNINPKKTQVFYQGISPSHMRGKEWGYPNTTCADHTTPFNGTTYAGAPEPGVAVLKEALSKMSTPVTFLDVTTMSQLRKDAHPSHYANKARTSRDCSHWCLAGVPDTWNRILYASIVPELGNISFGP from the exons ATGGGGTTTTCCTTAAGAAGCTTCAACTCCCATAATGCATTTCTTCTGAATAGTTTTATAGTACTCAtcatttcatcaatattttctgtCGAACACATATATGCCGCGATTGTTAAGGCAGGCAGCTGCGACTTTTATCAAGGAAGTTGGGTATTTGATGAATCATATCCTTTATATGATACATCTCGATGTCCATTCATCCCTGAAGGTGTCAATTGTGTAGCTAATGGGAGACCAAACAATGATTATCTCAAGTACAGATGGATCCCAACCGGATGTGATGCACCTAA GTTTGATGTCCTAGATTTCGTCAAGAGATTTAAGGGAAAAAAGATCATGTTCATTGGTGACTCAATTAGTAACAACCAATGGGTGTCTTTTATTTGTATGATTTATGCAGCTAACCCGAATGCAAAATTCAGTCACTTTTACAGCCAGGAAATGTCGTCAGTGTCTTCAGTTAATTTCACC GATCCTGAATATGACGTGTCTATACTTTTTAATTTCAAACCATACCTTGTTGAGCTGGAGGAAACACCGGAACGGGTTTTAAAGATCGACACCATTAGCACTGGTGATGTATGGAAAGAAGTTGATGTTGTGATCTTCAACACTTGGCATTGGTGGTTCCACACAGGAAGATTACAACA TTGGGATAAAGTTCAAGAAGGAAACAAGACATACCCAGATATAGATGATCGTATGACTGCTTTCGCAAAAGGATTAACTACTTGGTCAACATGGGTTGACAAAAATATTAACCCCAAGAAAACTCAAGTTTTCTATCAAGGAATTTCTCCTTCTCATATGAG ggGCAAGGAATGGGGTTATCCAAATACGACTTGCGCAGATCACACGACACCGTTTAATGGTACTACATATGCTGGAGCTCCAGAACCTGGAGTGGCTGTACTCAAGGAAGCATTGAGTAAGATGTCGACTCCTGTTACTTTTTTGGACGTGACAACCATGTCACAACTAAGAAAAGATGCTCATCCATCACATTACGCTAACAAAGCTCGGACGTCTCGCGATTGTAGCCATTGGTGTTTGGCCGGTGTACCAGATACATGGAACCGCATTCTTTATGCATCTATTGTTCCGGAATTAGGAAATATATCCTTTGGTCCATag
- the LOC113345034 gene encoding metallothionein-like protein type 2 isoform X3, with translation MSCCGGKCGCGPNCGCGSSCNGCGMYPDLETSSTGSLVLGVAPQQSFSSGSEMGAEGGGCGSGSCKCGSDCKCGSDCKC, from the exons ATGTCTTGCTGCGGAGGAAAGTGCGGGTGTGGACCTAACTGCGGCTGCGGTAGCAGCTGTAACGG GTGCGGCATGTACCCAGATCTTGAGACCTCTAGCACTGGAAGCCTCGTCTTAGGCGTTGCACCTCAGCAATC ATTCTCCTCTGGTTCAGAGATGGGAGCTGAAGGAGGTGGTTGCGGTTCAGGTAGCTGCAAGTGCGGCTCAGACTGCAAATGTGGTTCTGACTGCAAATGCTAG
- the LOC113345034 gene encoding metallothionein-like protein type 2 isoform X2, with the protein MSCCGGKCGCGPNCGCGSSCNGCGMYPDLETSSTGSLVLGVAPQQSFSSGSEMGAEGGGCGSGSCKCGSDCKCGSDCKC; encoded by the exons ATGTCTTGCTGCGGAGGAAAGTGCGGGTGTGGACCTAACTGCGGCTGTGGGAGCAGCTGTAACGG GTGCGGCATGTACCCAGATCTTGAGACCTCTAGCACTGGAAGCCTCGTCTTAGGCGTTGCACCTCAGCAATC ATTCTCCTCTGGTTCAGAGATGGGAGCTGAAGGAGGTGGTTGCGGTTCAGGTAGCTGCAAGTGCGGCTCAGACTGCAAATGTGGTTCTGACTGCAAATGCTAG
- the LOC113345034 gene encoding metallothionein-like protein type 2 isoform X1: MSCCGGKCGCGPNCGCGSSCNGCGMYPDIETSNTQSLIFGVAAQQSFSAGSEMGAEGDGCGSGSCKCGSDCKCGSDCKC; encoded by the exons ATGTCTTGCTGCGGAGGAAAGTGCGGGTGTGGACCTAACTGCGGCTGCGGTAGCAGCTGTAACGG GTGCGGCATGTACCCAGATATTGAGACCTCCAACACCCAGAGCCTCATCTTTGGAGTTGCTGCTCAACAATC ATTCTCTGCTGGTTCAGAGATGGGAGCTGAAGGAGATGGTTGCGGTTCTGGTAGCTGCAAGTGCGGTTCAGACTGCAAATGTGGTTCTGACTGCAAATGCTAG